Sequence from the Crassostrea angulata isolate pt1a10 chromosome 9, ASM2561291v2, whole genome shotgun sequence genome:
cgaACATTTTCTCCTCTATTTCTTAAAGCGATTGCGATTCATAGCTTTGTAAACACTAACAGAGCAGAAATCTACACGATCCCGTTCTAACTAGTTTATCGATCGGTCAgtcgaaaccttcagcaacctaaTAAAACTGCACGAAACAATCATGAAGATGTAAAACTCGAATTCCAATATCTTTTCAATCAATTCATTAATTGTTATGAAAAAGATGTACATATAAAGAATAAAGTGCTTTCTTTGATGACTCGTGTGGGTTATGaaagtagcgatcattgcataaaaaattacataaccttGTTACGCGGAGTATATATGCTTTATGCAACGGATACTATCATATCCACCATAAGTCACCAACGAATTCGTTTAAAGGTTGGGATCGAGATTCGAATTTGTTATTgcagcaaaaaataaaaaaccgcGAAATAGATTAGTTCACGTGCAATTGTATCCATAAaagttttctttcattttactagtaaatatttaaattgacaTTTTCACTGAGCTGATGAATACTTATAAACACAAGAACAGACATTACTGGCGGGTTTGCAAATGCATTGCCCTGTTAAGAGTCATCGTGCTGTACGTTTCTTCACATCGTCGGCGATGTACAgcaacttgatttttaaaagatgattaataatttgataatgAGACTAAGCTTTGATCAAGAAATCAGCTCTTGAAATGTAGGACTGAAATTTAATGGGATAACAAACTGCAAGAGTGTTTGTAACTTACCTGTGTAACGTAAACTGTTGTTGAGTCGAGACAGTCCACAGTGACCTAGTTTGCAATTAAACGAGCCCGAACCTTAAGTAGGTCATTGAGCGGTGAATGACATGCCCAGGTTTCAGACGATTCACAATGCATgctctttatatttacataaccaTTATTACTTATACTTACACGTAAACTTATACTGACTGTTCCCCGGAGGACGAATTTACGTAATTACTTCACACTTTGATGATTCTTAACCGCGGGAAGCGAAGTCATTTGTGCAAATGCTGCAGAAAAGCCACGTAGTTACTCAACTAAAACAAATTTCTATGAGAAATTTTACTGATTTGCATATCTATTGTACCCAGCTGAATAGGTTCAAATGCATTCTTTATGTATTCAAGTACCGGACGTGAACTAAACCATTGCCAAAAAACTAATAATCAGTAATTATACATGTGgttatatacatatgtactagCATTTCATATCAATTTAGAACAAGgttatttgtaaaattatagCACTTAATTTTAGATATAAGATATATTGCATGAGTTTCTGAAGACTTTGAAGTCAACATGTTAATATCTCATCATTATATCTGTTAAAGGAAAACgtatcaaattcaaatattgTACCAAAATGAAGTTTATATAAGGATATCAGAATTTCTAGTCATCATGAACATTGTTTAAACGAATATAggatatatcaaaattaaaataggTTTTAATAACCATTTGCCTGCGTACAACaagtttaatgaaaatgaattttaaaatttattcctccaaatatttgttttattcaagAAATTAACTCAACGTTTTTCattgatgatttaaaaaatagtgaCAGAAAAACGATTTCTTAATAGAATAAAAACTCATGATTATGACCTCCCTAGCGCATAAGAGCAGGAAATCGATTCAGCCAAGGTTATAAGTTGcatcatatgattttttaacttaCAAAAACATATGTCACGGTAGGGAACTTGACAGTACCGTTTACAAGAATGCTACCTCCTAAATACGTAAGGAGTTTGTAACAGATTCTGGAGCCAGCCGTCGGCTTTTACATCGACTCAAGACGTCTGTGCATGCTTTTGGATCCTGGCTTGAGTTTTCTTCCTTTAATACCATTAATACAGATAGACCTTTATTTGCTATTTGCAATTGGAAACTTCCATCAACATTCCCGAAATAGAGGTTCCAAATATGTTGTCAAACTATGGATGTCTTCTAACCATTCCTCATTTATTTAGTATTTGGCCTCGTATCTGGCGATCTGGCAATTGCATTTTTTCAGAATGCTTAGGAATAGTTGCCCTCGAAGACGCATTCAGTGatttaatactttaaaatttcaCCAGGTGTCGAATTTAGCGTCTTTGTCCAGGTGATCATTAGCTCTCCTTCCTGGTTTCAAGATTTCTCTCCGATATCTCATTCAATTACAATGGACGCAGTCGGTTAGTTCTATACGTTCGTTTCCTGAGGGACACAGCAACATGGTACATCaggtaatttattttataattagtaTGTTTGTACTTTATCCCGAGAAATATGTGCAATTTTCATATATGCCATGTAGCAACCATGTTTTCTACTTTAGCAGTTGTTTTCTGTCATTTGCTATAATGCATTgtacataaattatatttactaaaaatatttttctttaataattgtAATTAAGCATTGTCAATCTTGTTTTACAATTGCTGTTTGTATTGTGAAATTTTCATGCAATAAACTTGGAGGAATGAATGTATTAATCAATTACTTAATTATTGACTAATGATCAAACGAAAGATTAGAACGTTTTCTAACATGAGAAATAAATTCAATGTTTTAATCGACTTATCAAAGGAAAAAGTTACATAAAGCTTAACTAATGCATGTGGGTAGAAAAATAAGACAGGGATCAAAAGTACTCTTTAATGGTCGCATATCTAATCGCTTGGTTAATCAATTCTTTGAATTATCTATCCAAGGATCATCGGGCCACTCTcgctgaaaagatttttaaaagatgtatacatgtatgtacatacgTATGTGTAGAAATTCAAACAAAAGGAATGtaacatttaaatgaaaattgttaCAGAGAAGGATTTTTTATGATTTCCATGGAAGCCAATAGCAGGGATTGACACAGAAATACCTATTCCTCAACATGTTAACTTTGGTATATTTAACGGGATGTGATcatgattttcatgatttaagAGGTTTtctaattgttatatatttatccATGTAATTAAGAAGTCAAAAccaattataaaaatcaaagtactgaagtactgaaagccgggctctctaagtgtgtctttatgcatattgtgtagtaaagactgaaaatctctctctctctctctctctctctctctctctctctctctctctctctctctctctctctctctctcatatgcttttaatgtcggcaaagcatcagagagcgaccaaattttgtaagcggctataaacaaaaaatatgtctgtctagtagaagttaaaaagtttaacagttgctgccttgaattttgaaacaaacattATATAGGCCTATTCAATCCCtgtttcttcatcgcgcagcaaagtagttcatggaaattcatgcgcattgtatgtgtctaaaatgcaaagtaatgttttaaaaacacgttattaataagaaaactaaaaaagatagaaaattcatttgaaatttaaaaaaaagaaacaaaatgccaacacttttgacaaaacgtggctctttgtgtaactatttggtatagcggaagctttaccttgacgctgtttggttttttgtttatttgtgctatttaaagtaacattggcgatttgcctgcctatagccaggactctgctttcagcagagcccggctaataAGTTAATGGTTTTCACTATAGATAAAGAACaaactgatatttttatttggggttttttaacTCATGTATAAGTGGTTCAATATGAAGaacaaaaactgaaatcatTGACTGTTGTTGTCAATTTTTTATGATCTGAATgataaggaaaatgaaattataaagatattatCTTTTGCAAATATTGAGCATTGATACCACTTATCAAAAAGGCTTTTGGGAATAGTTGTGACACAGAGGTTCAGTTAAATCAGCTAGTTTACATACATTGCTATCACTACATTGTACTTACTCCTCCGACATTTCACAGATGAATCTTTCATGAGCATCACAATGAAGGTCCGCCCACTGACTGTGGCGGGGGTAAAACAGAACAGCACAGTTCTCTCCACCCTTGCCGTTAGGTTCGTGGCTTGCCCAATTTGTCGTCTGTACACGTTGTAGGTTGGATGAATACACCCACTCGTTTTCTGCCATAAGGTCGGTTATTCCGATCCAAAACGTGTCATCTATTAAATATATGTTTCACATTTTCTTCAGATGAGTACTTCATGAGTGGTTTTTTGTGTTTATCAGTTTTTGATTTATCAAACTTAAGGTAGAACTCAACATCACgcagtattatataaatagtgcctgtttgggagggtaacagttgaaattgacaccccgagaaaaccattgtcaaccgacgcgaagcggaggtttaCAATGGTTtacgaggggtgtcaatttcaacagttatcctcccaaacaggcactatttattttgttatactgaatgtcttaatttttaagaaattttactgcttttgtataggaataacgtgaattctacagcgaaccgtacgcgcataatttttgcgcatgtaacaatttgtaatgttacccgttgctaagtgcgttgctaacgctgagggtaatagaacggattatgaactgcgtcttaaccaatcagatttcagtatttaacatgaaagtataacaaattaaaattacttaTCATTATGATAATCAAACTAGTCATTGATGTAAACTTTTGTTTATGTAATGGTATATAATGTTCCTACAAATTCTCTCAGAATCATGAGAATgcttgtattcatgtaatttttaatatataacgttatatagcttttgataaaacattttgtgatggaaattgaacaaagaaacactatatgcactttatttttttgtattctaaAGCCACTAGATgtccttttgaaaataaatgttttagtattatACTAGTatctatttttcaatatttgatttttaaaggtcaatttattgacataaaattttactttagagatacatgtatgactaACCGAAAATCTAAATctgtgtcctttacaaaaatttagattattgagaatcaaaatttacatgacaaattTTGTCAGGATTAAATGCAAGTAATCCAATGAATACCTTGCAGTAGAAAAAAAACTGAGTAAGAGAAAATATTTGCTGGattgtttgtaaaatattatttcagaTTTCACAGATTTTATTACATCAGCAGCATACTTACATGTTCACCTTATTAGAACGCAGATAGCAATGTTTGTACTACAgtcaatattgaaaataaaatttttttttttaaatcttggaaACTGACctaatattctttaaaatgctGAGTGGTCAATAAATTTTTCACCAGGTCTACATTAGAGGTAGTTTCTTTAGTTATAAACTATATATTACCggtatttagaaaagaaaaatttcaaatattttcactttaatatttaaatatttttctttatttataaactGAGCTCTGCTTTTCAGGTAGATTAATGTAGTTTAAAATAGCTGCGACAGTTTAGCTGTCTTACAGAGCTCCATTCTTATCCCAGTGTTTGTTTCTAACAGttgtttaattcataatttttaaatatgttaaatactcTCAATTTTTCAATAATGAATTGTATACTTGAGATAtgaattacatacatgtatttgaaaagaACGCAGTATATACCatgttgatttttataatgGTCTGTGGATCAATGCTCCAATTATTTGTTAATCAGAATATACAAAAACCGACTTAAAGCTTAGTTTGGAGTGTACAGCAACTgttctcaaattaaaatgaagtcTTTAATAATTTACTTAGAacattatttaaagattttgtcaTGGATACGTTAGCATTTGAATtgattgatttacatgtaacagtactaaaatttcatattattatcaGAAAAATCCATACATGCTTCTCTGTTTTGTGACCAAAGAAAAAGACTTGAAATTGATATGATTATTCAATTGTTATTTTTGCTGTGGTATTTTTCCTAATATAGGAAGGTTCAATGGTAGTAGATCTGTATATATACACACGTAAGTTGTGGGCGTGACTGGTCAGGAAGGCGGACTCCTCGGGAGTGACGGGCTCCGCCAGCTTGGAATGGTAAGCCTGGCAGTAGCTCTACAAAGACCAACGTGCAATGGCTGTAAGTGTTGTAATGGTTGGGGtagttatttatttcaattgtgtttatttatgttagttatacatgtacatttgtcattttacaacacaactttacatttgcAACGTCATTCCActaatttcaactattcattagGTTTAACAGTTACTGTATTGGTCAACACTGTTGGTCACAAAGTAAGATTTCGACACGGTGTGTAAGTTAAATCAGTACGATATACGTTTACATAGATCTATGCAGATATACCCACTGAAGCCATTCCCCAAGGTTCGGGCATTCTTGAGAACATATAACATTTGTTTTTGTACTGAGTCCATCCCGAGCGGCAGCCGGAACCTATCAAAATAGGAAGCAAGACGACTCACTTCCGGCGGAAGTTCTGTGCAGAATACTGTCATTGTACTGTCATCTTGATTCATAGGTACAATTAGTTATCTTCCTCATACTTAAAACTTATGTATCATGCAAATCAGTCTCTCTATATAATAAAGTAGCATAATTGTTTTCCATCAAAaaggactttttaaaaaacgtctgtaaagagaatataaatatactaaTATACATTCTCAAAATCATTAATGTACTATACATTCTCAAACATCAGAAAAAAAGCTAAGTCCTGTTAAGGAAGATTTTACTAGTATATTTGCACTATCGGTGTATAACTACCGCATAAAAGATGTATGGTATGAAGAAGTAACAAAGTTTTATTAACTGATTATCTTGTCTGTAAGACGCTTACCGTGTGCTACCGCTAGGTAAAAAAACACCAAGATCAGGGGGGATAACTTTCTGGTCGCTCCCATAGTTTACCTGACAGTCAATGATAGATCTACTTAAGGTTGTCAGAAATATGACCAATAGCAGGGTCAAGTGATAAGCATTAGTACTGAAAACTGAAAAATGGATCAAATTATCTCGATATTACTCAACATTTCCTCACAGTCGTGATTAGgtcatcaattttgtttactcTTGGCATTAATGACATTCATTCGGaaatgttataaatttttttttaatctaatcaAAGCAAATCTTTAAATCTGAGATGTAAACCATTAggaaatatgatgaaaaatcggtgtttgcgattttatattgTCGCGTTTTGATGCAAAATGAAACAATCGCTGAATtgagtactcgcgtaaaataaggaatcgaCAGTAATGGTATGCCATATGCATAGAAAACTGAAAATCTACCACTTCAAAAGAGGCCCTTCAATGGAATCAATGGAAAAGAAGTTCTGATATATACAGATAGCACACAAGGACTTTGTAGATATCCGTTAACGATAGTTTGACCCcatattgttattatttccgtaaaaaaaaattaaatttgattttatctgATAATACAGGCACACCCTTTTTTAGAATAATGATTGTTATAATTTCCTTGAAAACATATTGTTAcgattattttgaaaaaataaacattaaaacataaAGATTGCTTTTATGAGTATCCATCTTAATCAGTCCAACACATTTTGAGATGTTGATCAATTCATATGACATGCATCCTAGTGTATCATTAgtcatacattttaaaaacaacaccAGCAAGGACAGGTTTTACTTACATACAACTTTCTTTatcaattcaatatttttgtgaacATTTTATAATTAGAGTCATTGTTATTTGTCACAAAACCCTTGACCTCGGAGGAGAGATGTTTTCAATTGATGATGCGAACGTTTTTACATACAAGAAAGTTTAAGATAACAAAGAATCCCTTTTTATTTAAGcactgaatgcttatttttgaaaatcattagTCC
This genomic interval carries:
- the LOC128162345 gene encoding perlucin-like protein codes for the protein MGATRKLSPLILVFFYLAVAHGSGCRSGWTQYKNKCYMFSRMPEPWGMASSYCQAYHSKLAEPVTPEESAFLTSHAHNLHDTFWIGITDLMAENEWVYSSNLQRVQTTNWASHEPNGKGGENCAVLFYPRHSQWADLHCDAHERFICEMSEDESGPMILG